In Ignavibacteriota bacterium, one genomic interval encodes:
- a CDS encoding nucleoside monophosphate kinase, with protein MQRKYAGIRSKKFTDKGELVPDDIMVKLVEEVLNEDRCKNGFILDGFPRTVKQAEILQPIIEKISDDKVEIISLEADDEIIINRLTQRRTCKICKTIVNLDLLEDDSVCPNCGSKNSLIKRKDDEVDVIKNRLNIFHNATSPVLDFFEKNTIVHKIDGTLSVDEITKRILECIS; from the coding sequence ATGCAAAGAAAATACGCTGGGATTAGAAGCAAAAAGTTTACCGATAAAGGCGAATTAGTGCCGGATGATATAATGGTTAAATTAGTTGAAGAAGTTTTAAATGAAGATAGATGTAAAAATGGATTTATTTTAGACGGATTTCCAAGGACTGTAAAACAAGCTGAAATTCTGCAACCCATTATTGAAAAAATTTCAGATGATAAGGTTGAAATAATTAGTCTTGAAGCTGATGATGAAATAATTATTAACAGACTTACACAAAGAAGAACCTGCAAAATTTGTAAAACAATTGTTAATCTTGATTTACTAGAAGATGACTCTGTTTGCCCGAATTGCGGAAGTAAAAATAGTCTAATTAAACGTAAAGATGATGAAGTTGACGTAATAAAAAACAGACTTAATATTTTTCACAATGCAACAAGTCCGGTATTAGATTTTTTTGAAAAGAATACTATAGTTCATAAAATTGACGGAACTTTATCCGTAGATGAGATCACTAAAAGAATTTTAGAATGTATAAGTTAA
- a CDS encoding ATP-binding cassette domain-containing protein, translating to MLTFTDVEFKYANQSVFNNLNLSLNEKDFAFLIGKSGVGKSTLLQLVYMDIMPQAGYVQVGEFSSDTIKPSQLPKLRKKLGIVFQDFKLLEDRNVYNNLAFVLHVTGTPRKLIKDKIMYALKSVGLEHKYKNMPNQLSGGEQQRIAIARAIINEPKLILADEPTGNLDPKTSDEIMVILKNINDKGTAILFATHNYDLVKKNDAKIFKIEDGKAIKVKLRSTPEI from the coding sequence ATGCTAACATTTACCGATGTTGAATTTAAATACGCAAATCAATCTGTATTTAACAACTTAAACTTATCATTAAATGAAAAAGATTTTGCTTTTTTAATCGGTAAAAGCGGAGTCGGCAAATCAACATTACTGCAGTTAGTTTATATGGACATTATGCCGCAAGCCGGATATGTTCAGGTAGGAGAATTTAGTTCAGATACAATTAAACCAAGTCAACTTCCGAAATTAAGAAAAAAACTTGGGATTGTTTTTCAAGATTTTAAACTGCTTGAAGATCGGAATGTTTATAATAATTTGGCTTTTGTATTACATGTTACCGGCACTCCGAGAAAACTGATAAAAGATAAAATAATGTATGCGTTAAAATCAGTGGGACTTGAACACAAATATAAAAATATGCCTAATCAATTATCCGGAGGAGAGCAGCAAAGAATAGCAATTGCCAGAGCAATAATTAACGAACCTAAATTAATTTTGGCAGATGAACCAACGGGAAACTTAGATCCAAAAACATCAGATGAAATAATGGTAATTTTAAAAAACATTAATGATAAAGGAACCGCGATTCTTTTCGCGACTCACAATTATGATTTGGTAAAAAAGAATGATGCCAAAATATTTAAAATTGAAGATGGAAAAGCAATTAAAGTTAAATTAAGATCAACGCCAGAAATTTAA
- a CDS encoding methyltransferase domain-containing protein, whose product MNVRPYTYFSELYSFLMKSIDYPFWSNYIKEIHETIGNKNDVALELASGNCKLSEELKSQFRKLYVTDISLQMLQKNLTLTNKICCDMVYLPFKIKFDFIYSTFDSINYLADEVHLNKFFNNIGKFISKKGFFVFDVSLKKNSLKHLKKLNRKGEYNNIKFEQISTFDKKTMIHSNIINFELEDGKKFSEVHNQKIYDFYYYFDVIDSNNLLVVECFDAFDFKNGSPDSERIQFIVKRKK is encoded by the coding sequence ATGAATGTAAGACCTTATACTTATTTCTCTGAACTTTACAGTTTTTTAATGAAATCCATAGATTATCCGTTTTGGTCAAATTATATTAAGGAAATTCACGAAACAATTGGAAATAAAAATGATGTCGCGCTTGAATTGGCATCGGGAAACTGTAAATTATCAGAAGAGTTAAAATCGCAATTTAGAAAACTTTATGTTACGGATATCTCACTTCAAATGCTTCAGAAAAACTTAACACTAACCAATAAAATTTGTTGTGACATGGTTTATCTGCCGTTCAAAATTAAATTCGATTTCATTTACTCAACTTTTGATTCTATAAATTATCTTGCAGATGAAGTTCATTTGAATAAATTTTTTAATAACATCGGCAAGTTTATTTCAAAAAAAGGATTTTTTGTTTTTGACGTTAGTCTTAAAAAAAACAGTCTAAAGCATCTTAAAAAATTGAATAGAAAAGGAGAGTATAACAATATTAAATTTGAACAGATCAGTACTTTTGATAAAAAGACGATGATACATTCAAATATCATTAATTTTGAATTAGAAGACGGTAAAAAATTTTCTGAAGTTCATAATCAAAAAATTTACGATTTTTATTATTATTTTGACGTTATTGATTCCAATAATTTATTAGTTGTGGAATGTTTTGACGCATTCGATTTTAAAAATGGTTCACCGGATTCGGAAAGAATTCAATTTATTGTAAAAAGGAAAAAATAA
- the pdxA gene encoding 4-hydroxythreonine-4-phosphate dehydrogenase PdxA gives MRKFAFTCGDVNGIGPEIVIKTINKIPSKNHSQIVFICPKNIFNETLKIVSPKFNFHFSKNLKEENSNDILIYDLGNSNQNYGKPTAASGKIGFRSILSACNFAKDGKVNTIITAPISKYALHKAKINFPGHTELLADYFGVSKYAMMFLSKKMKAGLVTIHIPINKISKNITSHKLQEKFDVIYNSMIKDFKILNPKIALLGLNPHAGENGEIGTEEIKIINPFIKKNKVVFGPFVPDAFFGNNLYKKFDVTIGLYHDQILIPFKLMNFNEGVNFTAGLPIIRTSPDHGTAFDIAGKGIADPNSMLQSFKIAEFISKNRK, from the coding sequence ATGAGAAAATTTGCATTTACATGCGGCGATGTTAATGGAATTGGTCCTGAAATTGTAATAAAAACAATTAATAAAATCCCGTCGAAAAATCATTCCCAAATAGTATTTATTTGTCCCAAAAATATTTTTAATGAAACATTAAAAATTGTTTCACCTAAATTCAATTTTCATTTTTCTAAAAATCTAAAAGAAGAAAACTCAAATGATATTTTGATTTATGATTTAGGAAATTCAAATCAAAATTACGGCAAACCAACTGCAGCTTCCGGAAAAATAGGTTTTAGATCAATATTAAGTGCGTGTAATTTTGCAAAGGATGGAAAAGTTAACACAATAATTACAGCACCCATTTCAAAATATGCCTTACATAAAGCAAAAATTAATTTCCCCGGACATACAGAATTATTAGCAGATTATTTCGGTGTTTCCAAATACGCAATGATGTTTTTAAGTAAAAAGATGAAAGCGGGATTAGTAACTATACATATTCCTATAAATAAAATATCAAAAAATATTACATCACATAAACTTCAAGAAAAATTCGATGTAATTTATAACAGTATGATTAAAGATTTTAAAATTTTGAATCCTAAGATTGCTTTATTGGGCTTAAATCCGCACGCCGGCGAAAACGGCGAGATTGGAACAGAGGAAATTAAAATTATTAATCCATTTATAAAAAAAAACAAAGTTGTATTTGGACCTTTCGTTCCGGACGCATTTTTCGGAAATAATTTATATAAAAAATTCGACGTAACAATTGGGTTATATCATGATCAAATTTTAATTCCTTTTAAACTTATGAATTTCAACGAAGGAGTTAATTTTACCGCCGGATTGCCAATAATTAGAACCTCGCCAGATCACGGAACAGCATTTGATATTGCAGGAAAGGGAATTGCTGATCCAAATAGTATGCTGCAGTCATTTAAAATTGCCGAGTTTATATCCAAAAATAGAAAATGA
- a CDS encoding GWxTD domain-containing protein — protein sequence MIVCVNDTTISSLKYSINKAEKVILQDSSNDYFDGTINIVNNNNSFLIKENKEKKAQRIFTISNFSNLLVEGKYEIEFSLKNEKSKYPIEVVWINKPKVLYNPEYAIKLISYIDDDEVVKDLLFRDEEKYYEGLFDYWNIKYPTNGTKFNFAMNEYYTRADYAIENFSSLNSIDGAETDRGRIYITYGKPSSVERNYSEKNEIMEIWHYEKISRDYIFKDTSGTGKFSLVR from the coding sequence ATGATTGTATGCGTTAATGATACAACAATTAGCAGCTTAAAGTATTCAATAAATAAAGCAGAAAAAGTAATTTTACAAGATTCTTCAAATGATTATTTCGATGGAACAATAAACATCGTAAATAATAACAACTCATTTTTAATTAAAGAGAATAAAGAGAAAAAAGCTCAAAGGATATTTACAATTTCAAATTTTTCAAATCTTTTAGTTGAAGGAAAATATGAGATTGAATTTTCTTTGAAAAACGAAAAATCTAAATACCCGATTGAAGTTGTGTGGATAAATAAACCAAAGGTATTGTACAATCCTGAGTATGCCATAAAACTAATAAGCTACATTGATGATGATGAAGTGGTAAAGGATTTGCTCTTTAGAGATGAGGAAAAATATTATGAAGGATTATTCGATTACTGGAATATTAAATATCCAACAAACGGAACAAAGTTTAATTTTGCTATGAATGAATATTACACTCGTGCCGATTATGCAATTGAAAATTTTTCGTCCTTAAATTCTATTGACGGGGCTGAAACAGATAGAGGCAGAATTTACATAACTTACGGAAAGCCGAGTTCAGTTGAAAGAAATTATTCAGAAAAAAATGAGATAATGGAAATTTGGCATTATGAAAAAATAAGCAGAGATTATATATTCAAAGATACAAGCGGAACAGGTAAATTTAGTTTAGTTCGTTGA
- the rho gene encoding transcription termination factor Rho, with amino-acid sequence MDISTLKSKKIVDLLQIAKEYSLTGVNDLRKQELIFKILEAQTKKDGLTFSQGVLEVLADGYGFLRSSDYNYLPSPDDIYVSPSQIKRFSLRTGDHVSGQVRPPKEGERFFALLRVEAVNGKDPEEIRGRTLFDNLTPLYPTKRIKLESAPGEYSMRIMDLLAPTGKGQRGLIVSPPKTGKTVLLQKIANSITRNNPEVKLIMLLIDERPEEVTDMQRSVQAEVISSTFDEPPERHVQVANMVIEKAKRMVEAGDDVVILLDSITRLARAHNTTQPHSGRILSGGVDSNALHKPKRFFGAARNIEDGGSLTILATALIDTGSRMDEVIFEEFKGTGNLEIVLDRALSDRRIFPAFDVNKSGTRKEELLMKEEELNKVWILRKLLSNYDTIEAMDFLLDKMRGTKNNKEFLQSMNS; translated from the coding sequence ATGGATATTTCCACCCTAAAGTCAAAAAAAATCGTTGACTTACTTCAAATTGCGAAGGAATATAGTTTAACCGGCGTTAACGATTTAAGAAAACAAGAATTAATATTTAAAATACTTGAAGCGCAGACAAAAAAGGACGGATTAACGTTCTCTCAAGGTGTGCTTGAAGTATTAGCCGACGGATATGGATTTTTAAGATCTTCAGATTATAATTATTTACCTTCGCCGGATGACATTTATGTTTCACCATCTCAAATAAAAAGATTTAGTTTAAGAACGGGAGATCATGTAAGCGGTCAAGTTCGTCCTCCAAAAGAAGGTGAAAGATTCTTCGCTTTGTTAAGAGTTGAAGCCGTTAATGGCAAAGATCCCGAAGAAATTAGAGGCAGAACATTATTTGATAACTTAACTCCGCTTTATCCTACAAAAAGAATTAAGCTTGAATCCGCGCCCGGTGAATATTCAATGAGGATTATGGATCTATTAGCTCCAACCGGAAAAGGTCAAAGAGGATTAATCGTTTCGCCGCCCAAAACCGGTAAAACAGTTTTACTTCAGAAAATCGCGAACTCTATCACAAGAAACAATCCCGAAGTTAAATTAATTATGCTGCTTATAGATGAACGTCCGGAAGAAGTAACTGATATGCAGAGATCAGTTCAGGCAGAAGTAATAAGTTCAACATTTGACGAACCGCCGGAAAGACACGTTCAAGTTGCAAATATGGTTATTGAAAAAGCTAAAAGAATGGTTGAAGCAGGCGATGACGTTGTAATTTTATTAGACAGTATCACAAGACTTGCTAGAGCGCATAATACAACTCAGCCGCACAGCGGAAGAATATTATCCGGTGGTGTTGATTCCAATGCTCTGCATAAACCAAAAAGATTTTTTGGCGCCGCAAGAAACATTGAAGACGGCGGAAGTTTAACAATTCTCGCTACTGCGCTTATTGATACGGGAAGCAGAATGGATGAAGTAATTTTTGAAGAATTCAAAGGAACCGGAAACTTGGAAATAGTATTGGATCGCGCTTTATCCGATAGAAGAATTTTCCCTGCTTTCGATGTTAATAAATCCGGAACCAGAAAAGAAGAATTGCTTATGAAAGAAGAGGAATTAAATAAGGTGTGGATTTTAAGAAAACTTTTAAGTAATTATGATACGATAGAAGCAATGGACTTTTTATTAGATAAAATGCGCGGTACAAAAAACAATAAAGAGTTTTTGCAAAGTATGAATAGCTAA
- a CDS encoding bifunctional folylpolyglutamate synthase/dihydrofolate synthase yields MNIDLALEKIYSLKQFHVKLGLEKTLCLLDHIGNPQNNFNSIHVAGSNGKGSTCSFAASILQECGYKVGLYTSPHFIKFNERIRINGKEISDDEVLKFLNKNKNYIDKEQPTFFEITTALAFKYFADQKVDYAVIETGLGGRLDSTNVLNPLISVITSISLEHTNILGKTIEKIAFEKAGIVKNKTKVIVGKIPNAALTVISKVADEKKSELIEIKNEIKVYKNYFKLRMNDEFVKFEIKNLSGVHQYYNAGLAIKSLEKIIPHLDFKLIQLGLDNVIVNSGLQCRYERFSQIPQVIFDSAHNIEGIKSFIKQFKKEFLRFKNIKLIYGALNDKNNSRMLSLLKPYFDKIIITKVNNERGEKTEHLLAITKLLKITAAVKNDPEEIIFNFINSKANKDNCLVVLGSMYLLGEIKLKLLKK; encoded by the coding sequence ATGAACATTGATTTAGCATTAGAAAAAATTTACTCACTCAAACAGTTTCACGTAAAATTAGGTTTGGAAAAAACTTTGTGTCTTTTGGATCATATTGGTAATCCGCAGAATAATTTTAATTCTATTCATGTTGCCGGGTCAAACGGAAAGGGAAGCACTTGTTCTTTTGCCGCAAGTATTTTACAAGAGTGCGGTTATAAAGTCGGTTTATATACTTCGCCTCATTTTATTAAATTTAACGAAAGAATTAGAATAAACGGTAAGGAAATAAGCGACGATGAAGTTTTAAAATTCCTTAACAAGAATAAAAATTATATTGATAAAGAACAGCCCACTTTTTTTGAAATTACAACCGCCTTGGCGTTCAAATACTTTGCGGATCAAAAGGTTGATTACGCAGTTATTGAAACCGGACTTGGCGGAAGATTGGATTCAACAAATGTACTTAATCCGCTGATCTCTGTAATTACAAGTATCAGTCTGGAACACACAAATATTTTAGGTAAGACAATTGAAAAAATTGCTTTTGAAAAAGCGGGAATTGTTAAAAACAAAACAAAAGTAATAGTTGGAAAAATACCAAATGCCGCGTTAACCGTAATCTCAAAAGTTGCGGATGAAAAAAAATCAGAGTTGATAGAAATTAAAAATGAGATTAAAGTCTATAAGAATTATTTTAAATTAAGAATGAATGACGAATTTGTAAAATTTGAGATTAAAAACTTATCCGGTGTTCATCAATATTATAACGCGGGTTTAGCAATTAAAAGTTTAGAAAAAATTATTCCTCATTTGGACTTTAAATTAATTCAGCTCGGTCTCGATAATGTAATTGTAAACTCCGGTTTACAATGCAGATATGAAAGGTTTTCTCAAATTCCTCAAGTTATATTTGATTCAGCTCACAATATTGAAGGCATTAAATCTTTCATAAAGCAATTTAAAAAAGAATTTTTAAGATTTAAAAACATAAAATTGATTTATGGTGCGTTAAATGATAAAAATAACAGTCGAATGTTATCTTTATTGAAACCATATTTTGATAAAATAATAATTACCAAAGTAAATAATGAGCGCGGTGAAAAGACAGAACATCTTTTAGCAATTACCAAATTGTTAAAGATTACTGCTGCTGTGAAGAATGATCCGGAAGAAATAATCTTCAATTTTATAAATTCAAAAGCAAACAAAGATAACTGTCTTGTTGTACTAGGCAGTATGTATCTTCTTGGTGAAATAAAATTGAAACTTCTAAAAAAATAA
- a CDS encoding dihydroorotate dehydrogenase → MNEIDLSVNVGPLKLKNPIMLASGTVGYGNEISEFTDLSKIGAIITKSISLQPRKGNLPQRITETPSGMLNAIGLANVGVEEFIKTKIPFLENLNSTLICNIAASSIEEYVECVGILESQKAIKGYEINVSCPNVREGGLIFGNDINMVGKITEKVREKTDKPIIIKLSPNTSNISEFALVVKKEGGDAVSAINTLVGTSFNIYTRKPKIKNITGGLSGPAIKPVALAKVLEISRNVDIPIIGIGGIMNWKDAVEFMIVGASAFQLGTVNFVNPKASLEIIDGLINYCKQTSLDKISDLISSRVLE, encoded by the coding sequence ATGAATGAAATAGATTTATCCGTCAATGTCGGTCCGTTAAAGTTAAAAAACCCTATTATGCTTGCGTCAGGTACAGTTGGATATGGTAATGAGATATCTGAATTTACTGATTTAAGTAAGATCGGCGCGATAATAACAAAATCAATTTCATTACAACCAAGAAAAGGAAATCTGCCCCAAAGAATAACTGAAACACCTTCTGGAATGTTAAACGCGATAGGTTTGGCAAACGTCGGCGTTGAAGAATTTATCAAAACAAAAATACCGTTTCTTGAAAATTTAAATTCTACATTGATTTGCAACATTGCCGCAAGTTCAATTGAAGAATATGTTGAATGTGTTGGAATTCTGGAATCACAAAAAGCAATTAAAGGATATGAAATTAATGTTTCATGTCCAAATGTTAGAGAAGGTGGATTAATTTTCGGCAATGATATAAACATGGTTGGAAAAATTACTGAAAAAGTCAGAGAGAAAACCGACAAACCGATAATTATAAAACTTTCGCCTAATACTTCAAATATTTCGGAATTTGCCTTGGTTGTTAAAAAGGAAGGCGGCGACGCGGTATCCGCGATAAACACATTGGTTGGAACTTCCTTTAATATTTATACAAGAAAACCAAAAATTAAAAATATAACCGGCGGTTTATCCGGTCCGGCAATTAAACCTGTAGCGCTTGCAAAAGTTTTAGAGATAAGCAGAAATGTTGATATTCCAATAATTGGAATTGGCGGAATTATGAATTGGAAAGACGCGGTTGAATTTATGATTGTTGGTGCTTCGGCATTTCAATTGGGAACAGTGAATTTTGTAAATCCAAAAGCAAGTTTGGAAATTATTGACGGACTAATTAATTACTGTAAACAAACCTCATTAGATAAAATATCGGATTTAATATCTTCACGCGTACTTGAATGA
- a CDS encoding dihydroorotate dehydrogenase electron transfer subunit: MFIEDFKICSNVEIAENTFVIGVESDKTFDYLKPGQFFNIQVNENYFPLLRRPFSISDVNGNKIFFMYKLVGEGTTILSQKKSGEKINLLGPLGNSFDHSGDIENLIMLGGGIGIAPFPFLIKHITNQNYKVLFGIRSKNEAHDYGLKNVLFSSEDGTIGKKGNVIDLLDDELKKINSGKTKIFACGPNAMFRALQNYLKDKNIACEVSMESSMACGFGICQGCPIEHNNSESFKLICKDGPIFNINDIKI; this comes from the coding sequence GTGTTCATAGAAGATTTTAAGATTTGTTCTAATGTTGAAATTGCTGAAAATACATTTGTAATTGGAGTTGAATCAGATAAAACATTTGATTATTTAAAACCCGGCCAATTTTTTAACATTCAAGTTAACGAAAATTACTTCCCTCTGTTGCGAAGGCCTTTCAGCATTTCTGATGTAAATGGAAATAAAATTTTCTTTATGTATAAGCTAGTTGGTGAAGGCACAACAATTTTATCCCAGAAAAAATCCGGAGAAAAAATAAATTTACTTGGTCCGCTTGGAAATAGTTTTGATCATAGCGGAGATATTGAAAATTTAATTATGCTCGGAGGAGGAATTGGAATAGCTCCCTTTCCGTTTTTAATTAAACATATCACAAATCAAAATTATAAAGTTTTGTTTGGGATAAGATCCAAAAATGAAGCGCATGATTATGGTTTGAAAAATGTATTATTTTCATCTGAAGACGGCACAATTGGTAAAAAGGGGAATGTTATTGATTTACTTGACGATGAGTTGAAAAAAATAAATTCTGGAAAAACAAAAATTTTTGCATGCGGACCTAACGCGATGTTTAGAGCTCTTCAGAATTATTTGAAAGATAAAAACATTGCTTGTGAAGTTTCAATGGAATCATCAATGGCTTGCGGATTTGGAATTTGTCAAGGCTGCCCAATTGAACATAACAACTCGGAATCATTTAAACTGATTTGTAAAGATGGTCCAATTTTCAATATAAATGACATTAAAATATGA
- the rpiB gene encoding ribose 5-phosphate isomerase B, translating to MANKKVITEIDIINLLRRGKYKFEISGNEIFTPAALDKIKENSVELIKIDGKKSILELSEKNLAKRKLVIGSDHTGYKIKQILIQLLKSQGFEILDVGTDNENSCDYPDFAIKVAEEIKNGNADFGILIDATGIPSAITANKIPGIRAATCYNEFSAQSSREHNNSNVLVIGAKTLGEESIKSILSVWLNSVFLGERHQKRLDKISDAEKKYSK from the coding sequence ATGGCAAATAAAAAAGTAATTACCGAAATTGATATAATTAACCTTTTAAGAAGAGGAAAATATAAATTTGAGATTTCCGGAAATGAAATTTTTACTCCTGCTGCATTAGATAAAATAAAAGAAAATTCGGTTGAGCTTATTAAAATTGACGGTAAAAAATCAATCTTAGAATTAAGCGAAAAGAATTTAGCTAAAAGAAAATTGGTTATTGGCTCAGATCATACCGGATATAAGATTAAACAAATTCTTATTCAGTTGTTAAAATCTCAAGGATTTGAAATTTTGGACGTTGGAACCGATAACGAAAATTCTTGCGATTATCCTGATTTTGCCATAAAAGTCGCTGAAGAAATTAAAAACGGTAATGCCGACTTTGGAATTTTGATAGACGCAACGGGAATTCCTTCGGCAATAACCGCAAATAAAATTCCTGGAATAAGAGCCGCAACGTGCTATAATGAGTTTTCAGCACAAAGTTCAAGGGAGCATAACAATTCTAATGTTTTGGTTATTGGCGCAAAAACATTGGGAGAAGAAAGCATTAAATCAATTTTGAGTGTTTGGTTAAACAGTGTTTTTTTAGGCGAACGTCATCAAAAAAGATTGGATAAAATTTCGGATGCTGAAAAAAAATATTCAAAATAA
- a CDS encoding mannose-1-phosphate guanylyltransferase: MELFAVIMAGGVGARFWPRSRREKPKQLIQIFGQNTMIQDTVNRLEGLIKNENIYVITNQIQKDSIVDQLNQVPKENIIAEPFGKNTAACIGLASILIHNKSKDAVTIILPADHLIQDKEGFQTTLITAANFAYKTDGLITIGIKPTRPETGYGYIQIVERKIENNVYKVQTFAEKPNLSTAKRFVEAGDFLWNSGMFIWKTDVILNEISLYLPELYDGMIELEKTISTKNFDETLEKVYGQLISISIDYGIMEKSNKVFLVSGNFDWSDVGSWEEVYQLSGKDENGNAKIGDVYTENTFGSYVFNPKKFTALVGLENIIVIETDDSLLICNRDNVQDVKHVVDYLKMNNKDNLL; the protein is encoded by the coding sequence ATGGAATTATTTGCAGTCATAATGGCTGGGGGTGTTGGTGCGAGATTTTGGCCGAGAAGCAGACGGGAAAAGCCGAAACAGCTTATTCAGATTTTTGGTCAGAATACCATGATTCAAGATACGGTTAATAGATTAGAAGGACTAATTAAAAACGAAAATATTTACGTAATTACAAATCAAATTCAAAAAGACAGCATTGTTGATCAGCTTAATCAAGTACCTAAAGAAAATATTATCGCCGAGCCATTTGGCAAAAATACAGCGGCTTGTATCGGACTTGCGTCAATTTTAATCCATAATAAATCTAAGGATGCGGTTACAATAATTCTTCCTGCAGATCATTTAATTCAAGATAAAGAAGGTTTTCAAACAACATTAATTACTGCCGCAAATTTTGCCTATAAAACAGATGGATTAATTACAATTGGTATTAAACCAACAAGACCTGAAACCGGTTACGGTTATATTCAAATTGTAGAAAGGAAAATTGAGAATAATGTTTATAAAGTTCAGACTTTTGCGGAAAAACCAAATCTTTCAACCGCAAAAAGATTTGTAGAAGCAGGTGATTTTCTCTGGAATTCCGGAATGTTTATCTGGAAAACCGATGTTATATTAAATGAAATTAGTTTGTACTTGCCAGAACTTTATGATGGAATGATTGAACTTGAAAAAACAATTTCGACCAAAAATTTTGATGAAACTTTAGAAAAAGTATATGGTCAGCTCATAAGTATTTCAATAGATTACGGCATTATGGAAAAATCCAACAAAGTATTTTTAGTAAGCGGTAATTTTGATTGGAGCGACGTAGGAAGCTGGGAAGAAGTTTATCAGCTTTCGGGTAAAGATGAAAATGGCAATGCCAAAATTGGAGATGTTTATACCGAAAATACTTTCGGGAGCTATGTATTCAATCCTAAAAAATTTACAGCTTTAGTTGGCTTAGAAAATATTATTGTTATTGAAACAGACGATTCGCTGCTGATATGCAATAGAGATAATGTTCAAGATGTTAAACATGTCGTTGATTATTTGAAGATGAACAATAAGGATAATCTTCTTTAA